In the genome of Porphyrobacter sp. ULC335, one region contains:
- a CDS encoding endo-1,4-beta-xylanase, giving the protein MSVTRRHALEVIGGSLAALPLAGCGGGSSTPAPAPVSAPPPTPAPTGVPLPGLNTLAARGGRKFGSAIASTPGNANAGSIQNPDYTAIIKGECGIVVPENEMKWQAVRPAPTVYNFDRMDEIVRWAQANAIAVRGHTLLWHRPQWFPNWLNSYDYGANPRREAERLLTEHIQTVTRRYKGIITSYDVVNEAIDHDRNAPIETSMSRAMGSPEAVLDLAFHTARAELPGAQLVYNDYMSWEPQHARHCADVLRLLEGFRKRGTPVDALGIQSHIEIFAIDPATGNGPYAEREWRRFLDEVTGMGYRLLVTEFDVKDKALPGNIAQRDEKVADFARRYFEVMFDYRQHLDDVLAWGMVDRFNWLQGFDPSKRADGLEVRGTPYDSTYRAKPLRTALANVTSAAG; this is encoded by the coding sequence GTGAGCGTGACACGTCGCCATGCGCTCGAAGTGATCGGGGGCAGCCTTGCCGCGCTGCCGCTGGCGGGTTGCGGTGGAGGGTCAAGTACGCCCGCCCCGGCGCCGGTCAGCGCTCCTCCGCCCACCCCCGCCCCCACCGGGGTGCCGCTGCCGGGGCTCAACACGCTCGCCGCACGCGGAGGCCGCAAGTTCGGCAGCGCGATTGCCTCGACCCCCGGCAACGCCAACGCCGGATCGATCCAGAACCCGGACTACACCGCGATCATCAAGGGCGAATGCGGGATCGTCGTCCCCGAAAACGAGATGAAGTGGCAGGCGGTGCGCCCCGCGCCCACCGTCTACAATTTCGACAGGATGGACGAGATCGTCCGCTGGGCGCAGGCCAACGCGATTGCGGTGCGCGGGCACACGCTGCTGTGGCACCGCCCGCAATGGTTCCCGAACTGGCTCAACAGCTATGACTACGGCGCCAATCCGCGGCGCGAGGCCGAGCGGCTGCTGACCGAGCACATCCAGACCGTCACCCGCCGCTACAAGGGCATCATCACCAGTTATGACGTGGTGAACGAGGCGATCGACCATGATCGCAATGCGCCCATCGAAACCAGCATGAGCCGCGCGATGGGCAGCCCCGAGGCGGTGCTGGATCTGGCCTTCCACACCGCGCGGGCCGAACTGCCGGGCGCGCAGCTCGTCTATAATGACTACATGAGCTGGGAGCCGCAGCACGCGCGCCACTGCGCCGATGTGCTGCGCCTGCTCGAAGGCTTCCGCAAGCGCGGCACACCGGTCGATGCGCTGGGCATCCAGTCGCATATCGAGATCTTCGCGATCGATCCCGCCACCGGCAACGGGCCCTATGCCGAACGGGAGTGGCGCCGCTTCCTCGATGAGGTCACCGGCATGGGCTACCGCCTGCTGGTCACCGAGTTCGATGTTAAGGACAAGGCCCTGCCCGGCAATATCGCGCAGCGCGACGAGAAGGTTGCCGATTTCGCGCGGCGGTATTTCGAAGTGATGTTCGATTACCGGCAGCACCTTGATGATGTGCTGGCCTGGGGCATGGTCGACAGGTTCAACTGGCTCCAGGGCTTTGACCCCTCAAAGCGGGCGGACGGGCTGGAAGTGCGCGGCACGCCTTACGATTCCACCTACCGCGCCAAGCCGCTGCGCACCGCGCTGGCCAATGTGACAAGCGCCGCCGGCTGA
- a CDS encoding glycoside hydrolase family 3 N-terminal domain-containing protein, translating to MKAIKRAALAAGVCLAAFGITAAPAIHAQPVAVERAMKDAPYWNAALPTEQRVEDLLARMTLDEKVAQIITVWDSKGTLQGDGDIFDPAKTAARFPDGIGQIARPSDRRGPSSPRTVRRRGIEDSIAFVIAAQTWAMENTRLGIPILFHEESLHGLAAKDATAFPQAIGLASSWDPALIRDINALIAEETAARGVHMVLSPVVDVARDPRWGRIEETFGEDPFLVGEMGVASVEGLMGTGTTRKLAPGKVMATLKHMTGHGQPESGNNVAPAQISERTLREMFFPPFEQVVKRTAIDAVMASYNEIDGVPSHANRWLLEDVLRGEWGYQGAVVSDYYAIEDMARLHHIAPDNAAAGEIALLAGVDVDLPEGAGFKDLAKSVREGRVPQAAVDQAVRRLLTMKFNAGLFDNPWPDLAKALQSNGPEGVALARLAAERSLVLLKNNGALPLALPAAGSGKKPTIAVIGPNADVARLGGYYGEPRASVTPLQGIRAAVGSRANIVHAMGVDIVEGDSDWWDDAVVLSDPAENRRRIAQAVEVAKGADTIVLFIGDTEKTSREGWAANHLGDRTSLDLVGEQNELFRAMKALGKPVVVVLINGRPPSYPTIAAEADAILETWYAGEQQGTAIADALIGTVNPGGKMPVSTARNAGQLPMFYNHKPSARRGYLFDEVTPLYPFGWGLSYTTFTLAPPVLSASAIKPGEGVTVTVRVTNTGKRAGDEVVQVYLRDDVSSVTRPVKELVGFKRVTLQPGESRDVAIAVEPRAFAMWNAAMERVTEPGTFTIMAGANSQDVQSVKLEVRP from the coding sequence ATGAAGGCGATCAAGCGGGCCGCGCTGGCGGCAGGGGTGTGTCTGGCGGCGTTCGGCATCACCGCTGCACCGGCCATTCACGCACAACCGGTGGCGGTCGAACGGGCAATGAAGGACGCGCCCTACTGGAACGCCGCCCTTCCCACCGAGCAGCGCGTCGAAGACCTGCTGGCGCGTATGACGCTGGACGAAAAGGTCGCGCAGATCATCACCGTCTGGGACAGCAAGGGCACGCTTCAGGGTGATGGCGACATCTTCGATCCGGCCAAGACCGCGGCGCGCTTCCCCGACGGGATCGGCCAGATCGCCCGCCCTTCCGACCGGCGCGGCCCTTCCAGCCCGCGCACCGTCCGGCGGCGCGGGATCGAAGACAGCATCGCCTTCGTCATCGCCGCACAGACATGGGCGATGGAGAACACCCGGCTCGGCATCCCGATCCTGTTTCACGAAGAATCGCTCCACGGCCTCGCCGCCAAGGATGCGACCGCTTTCCCGCAGGCTATCGGCCTGGCGAGTAGCTGGGACCCGGCGCTGATCCGCGACATCAATGCGCTGATCGCCGAGGAAACAGCCGCGCGCGGCGTCCACATGGTCCTCTCTCCCGTGGTGGACGTCGCGCGCGACCCGCGTTGGGGGCGGATCGAGGAAACCTTCGGCGAAGACCCGTTCCTCGTCGGCGAGATGGGCGTTGCCTCGGTCGAAGGGCTGATGGGCACCGGCACCACCCGCAAGCTTGCGCCGGGCAAGGTGATGGCCACGCTCAAGCACATGACCGGCCACGGCCAACCCGAAAGCGGCAATAATGTCGCCCCCGCCCAGATCAGCGAGCGCACCTTGCGCGAGATGTTCTTCCCGCCCTTCGAACAGGTGGTGAAGCGCACCGCCATCGACGCGGTGATGGCGAGCTATAACGAGATCGACGGTGTGCCCAGCCACGCCAACCGCTGGCTGCTGGAAGACGTGCTGCGCGGCGAGTGGGGCTATCAGGGCGCGGTCGTGTCCGACTATTACGCGATCGAGGATATGGCCCGCCTCCACCACATCGCGCCCGATAATGCCGCCGCCGGCGAAATCGCGCTGCTGGCAGGCGTCGATGTCGATCTGCCCGAGGGCGCGGGGTTCAAGGATCTGGCCAAGAGCGTGCGCGAAGGCCGGGTGCCGCAGGCGGCGGTCGATCAGGCAGTGCGCCGCCTGCTGACCATGAAGTTCAACGCCGGGCTGTTCGACAACCCATGGCCCGATCTGGCCAAGGCGCTTCAGTCCAACGGCCCCGAAGGCGTCGCGCTGGCACGGCTGGCGGCGGAGCGGTCGCTGGTGCTGCTCAAGAATAATGGCGCGCTGCCGCTGGCTCTGCCCGCTGCGGGCAGCGGCAAGAAGCCGACCATCGCGGTGATCGGCCCCAATGCCGATGTCGCGCGGCTGGGCGGCTATTACGGCGAACCACGCGCCAGCGTCACCCCGCTTCAGGGCATCCGCGCCGCCGTGGGCAGCCGCGCCAACATCGTCCACGCGATGGGCGTCGATATTGTCGAGGGCGACAGCGACTGGTGGGATGATGCCGTCGTCCTGTCCGACCCGGCCGAGAACCGCCGCCGCATCGCGCAGGCGGTCGAGGTCGCCAAGGGTGCCGACACCATCGTGCTGTTCATCGGTGATACCGAAAAGACGAGCCGCGAAGGCTGGGCTGCAAACCACCTGGGTGACCGCACCAGCCTTGATCTTGTCGGCGAACAGAACGAGCTGTTCCGTGCGATGAAGGCGCTCGGCAAGCCGGTGGTCGTCGTGCTGATCAACGGCCGCCCACCCAGCTATCCGACCATCGCCGCCGAAGCCGATGCCATCCTTGAAACATGGTACGCGGGCGAACAGCAGGGCACGGCGATTGCCGACGCGTTGATCGGCACAGTGAACCCCGGCGGCAAGATGCCGGTCTCTACCGCGCGCAATGCGGGGCAGCTGCCGATGTTCTACAACCACAAGCCGAGCGCGCGGCGGGGATACCTGTTCGACGAGGTCACGCCGCTTTATCCGTTCGGCTGGGGGCTCAGCTACACCACCTTCACCCTCGCCCCGCCGGTGTTGTCGGCCAGCGCGATCAAGCCCGGTGAAGGCGTGACGGTCACCGTCCGCGTCACCAACACCGGCAAGCGCGCGGGCGATGAGGTGGTGCAGGTCTATCTGCGCGATGATGTCAGTTCGGTCACCCGTCCGGTGAAGGAGCTGGTCGGCTTCAAGCGCGTGACGCTCCAGCCCGGAGAAAGCCGCGATGTGGCGATTGCCGTTGAACCGCGCGCCTTTGCCATGTGGAACGCCGCGATGGAGCGCGTCACCGAACCGGGGACATTCACGATCATGGCGGGCGCGAACTCGCAGGACGTGCAGAGCGTGAAGCTGGAGGTGCGCCCGTGA
- a CDS encoding LacI family DNA-binding transcriptional regulator — translation MSRTNLTRAEPATQSRKRAARRSNAAPTITDVAREAQCSPMTVSRVINGEENVREDTKQKVLGAIAKLNYVPNRAARSLAAGSQLRIALLFDNPSASYLSEFLMGALEEASRRDIYLVVQACENTAEAQKVIKKLLDGGIEGYILPPPLCDDQSVLDLIRSSGGIAVAVGPGRASGSHGAVLIDEFQAAYDMTRHIISLGHERVGFIIGNPEQVASGQRLEGYRAAMTDAGLTINESLIAQGQFTYRSGMVAAEKLLGAKHPPTAIFASNDDMAAATVAMAHRRHLDVPNDITVCGFDDTELASSIWPELTTIRQPIREMTAEAVAMIARVHKQKPRATRAKAEQLTLAYQLIRRNSDAGPSLASSFSKPPGSP, via the coding sequence ATGAGCAGAACCAACCTGACCAGGGCCGAACCGGCCACCCAGAGCCGCAAGCGCGCCGCCCGCCGCAGCAATGCCGCGCCGACGATCACCGATGTCGCCCGCGAGGCGCAGTGTTCGCCGATGACCGTCAGCCGCGTCATCAATGGCGAGGAGAACGTGCGCGAGGACACCAAGCAGAAGGTGCTCGGCGCGATTGCCAAGCTCAATTACGTCCCCAACCGCGCGGCACGATCGCTCGCGGCGGGATCGCAGCTGCGCATCGCCCTGCTGTTCGACAACCCGTCTGCCTCCTACCTCAGCGAATTCCTGATGGGCGCGCTGGAGGAGGCGAGCCGCCGCGACATCTACCTCGTGGTGCAGGCCTGCGAGAACACCGCCGAGGCGCAGAAGGTGATCAAGAAGCTGCTCGACGGCGGGATCGAGGGCTATATCCTCCCCCCGCCGCTGTGCGATGACCAGAGCGTGCTCGATCTGATCCGCTCCTCCGGCGGGATTGCGGTCGCGGTCGGCCCCGGCCGGGCCAGCGGCAGCCACGGCGCGGTGCTGATCGACGAGTTTCAGGCCGCCTATGACATGACCCGGCACATCATCAGCCTGGGGCATGAACGCGTCGGCTTCATCATCGGCAACCCCGAACAGGTGGCCAGCGGCCAGCGCCTCGAAGGCTACCGCGCGGCGATGACTGACGCCGGGCTGACGATCAACGAGAGCCTGATCGCGCAGGGCCAGTTCACCTATCGTTCGGGCATGGTCGCTGCCGAGAAGCTGCTCGGCGCCAAGCACCCGCCAACCGCGATCTTCGCCTCCAACGACGACATGGCCGCCGCCACCGTTGCCATGGCGCACCGCCGCCATCTCGACGTGCCGAACGACATCACGGTCTGCGGTTTCGACGATACGGAACTTGCCAGCTCGATCTGGCCGGAGCTGACCACCATCCGCCAGCCGATCCGCGAGATGACCGCCGAGGCCGTCGCCATGATCGCCCGCGTCCACAAGCAGAAGCCGCGCGCCACCCGTGCCAAGGCCGAGCAGCTGACGCTCGCCTACCAGCTGATCCGCCGCAATTCCGATGCGGGGCCCAGCCTCGCCTCATCCTTCAGCAAGCCCCCCGGGAGCCCATGA
- a CDS encoding TonB-dependent receptor, producing the protein MRTSMQHHGVRAGRQKPWLKSVLRAGASALVVGSAISASAVIAQDAQEEPEVTTPVEEPTNEIIVSGLRQSLANAQSLKRDADTVVDAITAQDIGALPDRSVTEALQRVPGVAINRFAGSNDPDHFSVEGSGVVVRGLNFVRSEFNGRSAFSAGVGGQALNFADVPAELLGSVIISKNATAEMIEGGLAGTVNLNTRKPFDNNGFKIAFSAEANYGDFRKEWTPTLSGLISNTWDTDKGRFGLLVSGSYSRIKSRADGLQVANYQTRDGQLVAAANADGVRVCRNPLPGTTDNFTLPGGGAQCGNFGAAGADGFADYAASRVAPVGGQFRTQEFDRERNGLAVSAQFESIDEKTLITAEFIRSASTNKWGEYTFETAPDQAEYTTYPVGCLQNADGPNRINPGNVLGDPTSRAQCPVGGFTDFIYDDTGLFQSGYIVNTNNGWRGDPGASPFVPIGGLQQSLARRQVNDEVTNEDYSINMRTELTDRLTIELDAQYATSRKENLDFSVFGSSFADQELDISGDLPVIIPRKPQFLGYNWSTPGAALAGATDEQYFSDPRFQFWRAAMDHIEDSEGTQYAFQADLAYEFDDDSFLRRAKWGARYQDREQTVRYTTYNWGMLSEVWSGSRPTNFADTPAELSERYEFPNFFRGAVAGPPGGFYYAGDLIGDYEGAIADFQSVQAISRSLGSTPSWVPLSGRQGAIAGTPFLREDIQPLAQQDSAAYLQLEFGADNVFGSMRLSGNIGVRYVNTRVRSEGTVGVPSQQALNILEPFSVRCAAGVPIGAPPGTLPTTPGGVCNLGPQGYAQLQTFAGNGTLDSGGARDIADVNYDFWLPSMNLKLGVSEDVIVRLAASKVMTRPDNANIRNFLTIGLEGSELTATAGNPFLRPATAWQFDASIEWYFAPVGSLTFNAFYKDIKDFFFQDIFTRQITSNGITRDVLVRGPANFEENGKIKGFELAYQQTYDFLPKPLDGLGVAANYTFIESEGLPNTFLNTGEPVDQSTVPPGNLPLEQLSKHNVNATIFYEKGPISLRAAYNWRSRFLLTPADVIFPFYSIFNESTGQLDASIFFNVTKNIRVGVQGVNLLDEVTRTTQAYTGDPGVLAPRSFFMNDRRFSFILRGNF; encoded by the coding sequence ATGCGCACTTCGATGCAGCACCATGGCGTTCGGGCGGGGCGCCAGAAGCCTTGGCTTAAAAGCGTCTTGCGCGCCGGGGCTTCGGCACTGGTTGTCGGAAGCGCGATCAGCGCCAGCGCGGTCATCGCGCAAGATGCGCAGGAAGAACCGGAAGTCACCACTCCGGTCGAAGAACCCACCAACGAAATCATCGTCAGCGGTCTGCGCCAATCGCTCGCCAACGCGCAGAGCCTGAAGCGTGACGCCGACACCGTGGTCGACGCGATCACCGCGCAGGATATCGGCGCGCTTCCCGACCGTTCGGTGACCGAAGCGCTTCAGCGCGTGCCCGGCGTTGCCATCAACCGCTTTGCCGGTTCGAACGATCCCGATCACTTCTCGGTCGAAGGTTCGGGCGTGGTGGTGCGCGGGCTCAACTTCGTGCGTTCGGAATTCAACGGGCGTTCGGCCTTCTCCGCCGGGGTGGGCGGGCAAGCACTGAACTTCGCCGATGTCCCCGCAGAACTGCTCGGCTCGGTCATCATCAGCAAGAACGCGACCGCCGAAATGATCGAAGGCGGCCTTGCCGGCACGGTCAATCTCAACACCCGCAAGCCGTTCGACAATAACGGCTTCAAGATCGCGTTCAGCGCCGAGGCCAATTACGGCGATTTCCGCAAGGAATGGACGCCCACGCTGTCGGGCCTGATCAGCAACACCTGGGATACCGACAAGGGCCGCTTCGGCTTGCTGGTCAGCGGTTCCTATTCGCGGATCAAGAGCCGCGCCGATGGCTTGCAGGTTGCCAACTATCAGACCCGCGATGGCCAGCTGGTGGCCGCGGCCAATGCCGATGGTGTGCGGGTGTGCCGCAATCCCTTGCCGGGAACGACCGACAATTTCACCCTGCCGGGCGGCGGTGCGCAGTGCGGCAATTTCGGGGCTGCCGGGGCTGATGGCTTTGCCGATTACGCCGCCTCGCGCGTCGCGCCGGTCGGCGGGCAGTTCCGCACGCAGGAATTCGACCGCGAGCGTAACGGCCTTGCCGTGTCCGCGCAGTTCGAATCGATCGACGAAAAGACCCTGATCACTGCGGAATTCATCCGCTCTGCCTCGACCAACAAGTGGGGCGAATACACCTTCGAAACCGCGCCCGATCAGGCGGAGTACACCACCTATCCGGTCGGCTGCCTGCAGAATGCCGATGGCCCGAACCGGATCAATCCGGGCAACGTGCTGGGCGACCCCACGTCGCGCGCGCAGTGCCCGGTCGGCGGGTTCACCGATTTCATCTATGACGACACCGGGCTGTTCCAGTCGGGCTATATCGTCAACACCAACAATGGCTGGCGCGGCGATCCGGGTGCTTCGCCGTTCGTGCCGATTGGCGGCTTGCAGCAATCGCTGGCGCGCCGTCAGGTCAATGACGAGGTCACCAACGAGGACTACTCGATCAACATGCGCACCGAGCTGACCGATCGTCTGACGATCGAGCTCGACGCGCAATACGCGACCTCGCGCAAGGAAAACCTCGATTTCAGCGTGTTCGGCTCGTCATTTGCCGATCAGGAGCTCGACATTTCTGGCGATTTGCCGGTGATCATTCCGCGCAAGCCGCAGTTCCTGGGCTATAACTGGTCGACGCCGGGCGCAGCCTTGGCCGGGGCCACCGATGAGCAGTATTTCAGCGATCCGCGCTTCCAGTTCTGGCGCGCCGCGATGGATCACATCGAGGACAGCGAAGGCACGCAATATGCCTTCCAGGCCGATCTCGCCTATGAATTCGATGACGATTCCTTCCTGCGCCGGGCCAAGTGGGGCGCGCGCTATCAGGATCGCGAACAGACGGTGCGTTACACCACCTACAACTGGGGCATGCTGAGCGAGGTGTGGTCCGGTTCGCGTCCGACCAATTTCGCCGACACCCCTGCCGAACTGTCCGAGCGGTATGAATTCCCGAACTTCTTCCGCGGCGCTGTCGCCGGGCCTCCGGGCGGGTTCTACTACGCGGGCGATCTGATCGGCGATTACGAAGGCGCGATTGCGGACTTCCAGTCGGTGCAGGCCATTTCCCGCTCGCTTGGCAGCACGCCGTCGTGGGTGCCGCTGTCCGGCCGGCAGGGTGCGATTGCCGGTACGCCGTTCCTCCGTGAGGATATCCAGCCGCTCGCACAGCAGGATTCGGCCGCTTACCTGCAACTGGAATTCGGCGCCGATAATGTGTTCGGGTCGATGCGCCTGTCGGGCAACATCGGCGTGCGCTACGTCAACACCAGAGTGCGTTCCGAAGGCACCGTCGGCGTTCCGAGCCAGCAGGCGCTGAATATCCTTGAGCCGTTCAGCGTGCGCTGCGCGGCCGGTGTCCCGATCGGTGCCCCTCCGGGCACCTTGCCGACGACCCCGGGCGGGGTCTGCAACCTCGGGCCGCAGGGCTATGCCCAGCTCCAGACCTTTGCCGGAAACGGGACGCTGGATAGTGGCGGGGCGCGCGACATTGCCGATGTGAACTATGATTTCTGGCTGCCCAGCATGAATCTCAAACTCGGGGTTTCCGAGGATGTGATTGTCCGGCTGGCCGCGTCGAAGGTCATGACCCGGCCCGACAATGCCAATATCCGCAACTTCCTGACGATCGGTCTGGAAGGCAGCGAATTGACCGCGACCGCCGGCAATCCCTTCCTGCGCCCGGCTACGGCATGGCAGTTCGATGCCAGCATCGAATGGTACTTCGCGCCGGTCGGATCGCTGACCTTCAATGCCTTCTACAAGGACATCAAGGACTTCTTCTTCCAGGATATCTTCACCCGGCAGATCACCAGCAACGGTATTACCCGCGACGTGCTGGTGCGCGGTCCGGCCAACTTCGAAGAGAACGGCAAGATCAAGGGCTTCGAACTCGCCTATCAGCAGACCTACGACTTCCTGCCCAAGCCGCTCGACGGGTTGGGGGTGGCCGCCAACTACACCTTCATCGAAAGCGAAGGCCTGCCGAACACCTTCCTCAACACGGGCGAGCCGGTGGACCAGTCCACTGTCCCGCCGGGCAACCTGCCGCTCGAACAGCTATCGAAGCACAATGTGAACGCGACGATCTTCTACGAGAAGGGGCCGATCAGCCTGCGGGCCGCCTATAACTGGCGATCGCGCTTCCTGCTGACCCCGGCGGATGTGATCTTCCCGTTCTACTCGATCTTCAACGAGTCGACCGGGCAGCTCGACGCATCGATCTTCTTCAACGTAACGAAGAATATCCGGGTCGGCGTGCAAGGGGTGAACCTGCTCGACGAAGTGACGCGGACGACACAGGCCTATACCGGCGATCCCGGCGTGCTGGCCCCGCGTTCGTTCTTCATGAACGACCGGCGCTTCTCCTTCATCCTGCGGGGCAACTTCTAG
- a CDS encoding tryptophan halogenase family protein, producing the protein MSGINGIGNAGRLARVVIVGGGTAGWMAAAALSRFFNDGRRTVTLIESDAIGTVGVGEATIPPIRNFNAMLDIPEAEFLRETRGTCKLGIEFVNWGRQGDRYFHPFGEFGQDLHGIAFHQLWLREQARSGTAAGGIGDYSMSTAAARAGRFARPAAGAQSVVREIAYAYHFDAGLYAAYLRRLAERQGVTRIEGQITNVTRDGENGDVASVTLDNGTTVAGDLFIDCSGFRGLLIEEALETGYEDWSRWLPMNRALAVPSRSPGPPDPFTRATAHSAGWQWRIPLQHRTGNGHVYSSGFMEEEAARDILLAHLESEPLAEPRGLKFLTGMRRKAWNHNVVALGLSSGFIEPLESTSIHLIQNGIARLFALFPDLPIRPVERDEYNRGMRELFEDVRDFIILHYKATQREDSEFWRYVKHMDVPDSLSRKMALWQHRGRVFRENAELFSAPSWIAVMLGQNIWPETHDPIADTLDEGKVAAAMAQMRAAYADVAGRLPVHEDFLRQSGSWHDAPLVRAANA; encoded by the coding sequence ATGTCTGGGATCAATGGTATCGGTAACGCGGGCCGCCTTGCGCGGGTCGTCATTGTCGGCGGGGGCACCGCCGGATGGATGGCGGCCGCCGCGCTGTCGCGCTTCTTCAACGATGGGCGGCGCACGGTCACATTGATCGAATCCGACGCCATCGGCACGGTCGGCGTGGGCGAGGCGACCATCCCGCCAATCCGCAACTTCAATGCAATGCTCGACATTCCCGAGGCTGAATTCCTGCGCGAGACGCGCGGCACCTGCAAACTGGGTATCGAGTTCGTCAACTGGGGCCGGCAGGGTGATCGCTATTTCCACCCCTTCGGCGAATTCGGGCAGGACCTCCACGGCATCGCCTTCCACCAGCTGTGGCTGCGCGAACAGGCCCGCAGCGGCACCGCAGCAGGCGGAATCGGCGATTATTCGATGAGCACGGCGGCGGCACGCGCTGGCCGATTCGCGCGCCCCGCGGCAGGCGCGCAATCTGTGGTACGCGAGATCGCCTATGCCTACCACTTCGATGCCGGGCTCTACGCCGCCTACCTGCGCCGCCTAGCCGAACGCCAGGGCGTCACCCGGATCGAAGGGCAGATCACCAATGTCACCCGCGACGGCGAGAATGGCGATGTCGCCAGCGTGACGCTCGACAATGGCACCACCGTTGCGGGCGATCTGTTCATCGATTGCTCGGGCTTCCGCGGGTTGCTGATCGAGGAAGCGCTGGAAACCGGCTACGAGGACTGGAGCCGCTGGCTGCCGATGAACCGCGCGCTGGCCGTACCGTCCCGCTCGCCCGGCCCGCCCGATCCCTTCACCCGCGCCACCGCGCACAGCGCCGGGTGGCAGTGGCGCATCCCGCTGCAGCACCGCACCGGCAACGGGCATGTCTATTCAAGTGGCTTCATGGAAGAAGAGGCGGCGCGCGACATTCTGCTCGCCCATCTCGAAAGCGAACCGCTGGCCGAACCGCGCGGGCTGAAGTTCCTCACCGGAATGCGGCGCAAGGCATGGAACCACAATGTCGTGGCGCTCGGGCTGTCGTCGGGCTTTATCGAGCCGCTCGAGTCGACTTCGATCCACCTTATCCAGAACGGCATCGCGCGGCTTTTCGCGCTGTTCCCCGACCTGCCGATCCGTCCGGTGGAGCGCGACGAATACAACCGCGGGATGCGCGAATTGTTCGAGGATGTGCGTGATTTCATCATCCTCCACTACAAGGCCACGCAGCGCGAGGATTCGGAATTCTGGCGCTATGTGAAGCACATGGACGTGCCCGACAGCCTCTCGCGCAAGATGGCGCTGTGGCAGCACCGCGGGCGGGTGTTCCGCGAAAATGCCGAACTGTTTTCCGCGCCCAGCTGGATCGCGGTGATGCTGGGGCAGAATATCTGGCCCGAAACCCATGACCCGATTGCCGACACGCTCGACGAAGGCAAGGTCGCCGCAGCCATGGCGCAGATGCGCGCCGCCTATGCCGATGTTGCGGGCAGGCTTCCCGTGCACGAGGATTTCCTGCGGCAATCAGGCAGCTGGCACGACGCCCCGCTCGTCCGGGCAGCAAACGCATGA